A stretch of the Planktothricoides raciborskii GIHE-MW2 genome encodes the following:
- a CDS encoding tubulin-like doman-containing protein, whose protein sequence is MVNANVGQDNNNLQENTIVPTLIIGVGGTGLEAMTRVRRLIVECYGSLEKLPVVSFLHIDTDQNYKVKKPEMAGPPLEENEKFWARVSYKNADDIKNNATTHSRYHDWLPPELTTEQLVSQEGAGQIRACGRFAFFYNHEQIQKKCQEAKNRIPKQDQLTIDNDVIIVKNELNIFVVGSISGGTGSGMLIDLGYCLRDWFQGETKLNTIAIIPTPDAFAGISGDIRTQENGYAALMELNYFSDTKNTYNVKYGTAEGIRIITSRPPYDFLYLTGTRNELRELKIATIHEMMAQQIFMTLASDFASYKITVRDNVSKSAIKKVDQPTNPQQDPIGRSYSLNFLSFGIASIEIPVHAIRKALAVKLAADLYQWWLNANVQLPSDVQQEAEAELKELKLSSKELLNEILLNPEGKRYEVVIQQWIKQLENNINVEQRLKCTAQLPNPFAKETGKILEFVSRYLNPTVEEYRLDHLRDDQRRRGDFLQRMQDNGEKLFLETARTFKGKIYDYLEDKSQGARAIKALLEQMRTSLQTEIEKLQREAEKTWEGIEKAALAEYNQASSQIDEFSDRWIATKENQMKEWCDRAIGGIEKSYQATLQRQSRLIAVNIQTRFLGVIQEVENEIDRWTGRISGSETKYRDSIAQSENYIEQLELVGLKLFERRELKELYDDFISKSQGLDILFSQLTQNIKAASQNSKFWTQSAYGQQEFHLLDVARIDELQYPQFEDVVEQFTRRKIQEAPANSKLHTEMDACTRFMRLYPGTQERQREIQRLFNLSKPLIRLDQTIPQEGGFKPEEGHLAGIIGGEKTSETAAQQQVPLLKKFFVQIDAIAPLSNRERHKIVATHEIGGFSLRAIAGTENLRKAYQQWRGKRIKAERAILKGVKSDNELPTPVHIQKDMVFWDFHRPDPTIEQLVLIARALGILRQEINQKTKQDVIRYRIMTPLGEDNVTVAANWEDTVQVLELPDCREDRQEVERQLNERLDRAETESQKQQLGKQLQDFLAERLKTEFRNNNDEPMYLREKTIILEFIIDHKLGTVNSPSTPPPVITEPHFGFTTEPQDNQSEKVGNMMANPGVKSCNNCGNSMSINDKFCSNCGNKMS, encoded by the coding sequence ATGGTTAATGCAAATGTAGGACAAGACAATAATAATCTTCAAGAAAATACAATTGTGCCAACTTTAATTATTGGTGTCGGTGGAACAGGCTTAGAAGCGATGACTCGTGTTCGTCGCTTGATTGTGGAATGCTACGGTAGTTTAGAAAAATTGCCTGTTGTGTCTTTTTTGCATATCGATACCGATCAAAACTATAAAGTAAAAAAGCCAGAAATGGCTGGCCCTCCGCTGGAAGAGAATGAAAAATTCTGGGCTCGTGTCAGTTATAAAAATGCTGACGATATCAAAAACAATGCCACCACCCACTCGCGGTATCATGACTGGCTTCCTCCTGAATTAACTACTGAACAGTTAGTATCGCAAGAAGGCGCAGGTCAGATTAGAGCCTGCGGTCGTTTTGCTTTTTTTTATAACCATGAACAGATTCAAAAAAAATGTCAAGAAGCTAAAAATAGAATACCTAAACAGGATCAGCTAACGATTGATAATGACGTTATAATCGTCAAAAATGAACTCAACATTTTTGTTGTCGGTTCCATATCTGGTGGGACTGGGAGTGGAATGCTGATTGATTTAGGTTATTGCTTGCGAGATTGGTTTCAAGGAGAAACAAAATTAAACACCATAGCGATTATACCAACTCCTGATGCTTTTGCAGGAATTTCTGGAGACATTAGAACTCAGGAAAATGGTTATGCTGCTCTCATGGAATTAAATTATTTTTCTGATACCAAGAATACTTATAACGTTAAGTATGGTACAGCAGAAGGTATTAGAATTATAACAAGTCGGCCTCCCTATGACTTTCTGTATTTAACTGGAACCCGCAACGAATTGAGAGAGTTAAAAATAGCCACGATCCATGAAATGATGGCTCAACAGATTTTTATGACGTTAGCTTCTGACTTTGCTAGTTATAAAATAACTGTGCGAGATAATGTCAGCAAGTCCGCTATTAAAAAAGTAGATCAACCCACAAATCCTCAACAAGACCCGATTGGTCGGAGTTACTCTCTTAATTTTTTGAGTTTTGGCATTGCTAGTATTGAGATTCCAGTTCACGCCATTCGCAAAGCGCTTGCTGTAAAGTTAGCCGCTGACTTATATCAGTGGTGGCTGAATGCGAATGTTCAACTTCCTAGTGATGTTCAACAAGAGGCAGAAGCAGAACTCAAAGAGTTGAAGTTGTCTAGTAAAGAACTGCTGAATGAGATTTTACTTAATCCAGAGGGTAAGCGTTATGAAGTCGTTATCCAACAATGGATTAAGCAACTAGAGAATAATATCAACGTCGAACAACGATTAAAATGTACCGCTCAACTTCCCAACCCTTTTGCCAAAGAAACGGGTAAAATTTTGGAGTTTGTGAGCCGTTATCTTAACCCAACTGTTGAAGAATATCGCTTAGATCATCTCCGAGATGACCAAAGAAGACGCGGTGACTTCCTTCAAAGAATGCAGGACAACGGCGAAAAACTGTTTCTTGAAACAGCACGAACTTTTAAAGGAAAAATCTACGACTATTTAGAAGATAAGAGCCAAGGGGCTCGCGCTATCAAGGCACTCCTGGAGCAAATGCGAACCAGCTTACAAACAGAAATTGAAAAATTGCAACGGGAAGCCGAAAAAACTTGGGAAGGTATTGAAAAAGCGGCTTTAGCAGAATACAATCAAGCGAGTTCTCAAATTGATGAATTTAGCGATCGCTGGATAGCAACCAAGGAAAATCAGATGAAAGAATGGTGCGATCGAGCGATTGGAGGGATTGAAAAAAGTTATCAAGCCACATTACAACGCCAGTCTCGTCTAATAGCCGTTAACATTCAAACCCGCTTTCTTGGTGTCATTCAAGAGGTTGAGAATGAAATTGACCGATGGACTGGGCGAATTTCAGGTTCAGAAACTAAGTATCGTGACTCGATCGCTCAATCTGAGAATTACATAGAACAATTGGAATTAGTTGGACTCAAACTGTTTGAACGACGGGAGTTGAAAGAACTTTACGATGATTTTATTAGCAAGTCTCAAGGGCTGGATATCCTTTTTAGTCAACTCACCCAAAATATAAAAGCCGCCAGCCAAAACAGCAAATTCTGGACTCAATCTGCCTATGGTCAACAAGAATTTCATCTTTTGGATGTGGCTCGCATTGATGAGCTTCAATATCCCCAGTTTGAGGATGTAGTTGAACAATTCACCCGACGGAAAATTCAGGAAGCACCCGCCAACAGTAAACTGCACACCGAAATGGATGCTTGCACCCGTTTTATGCGATTGTACCCGGGAACCCAAGAGCGACAACGAGAGATTCAACGTTTATTTAACTTGTCTAAACCCTTAATTCGTTTAGATCAAACCATTCCTCAAGAGGGAGGATTTAAGCCCGAAGAAGGTCATCTTGCGGGAATTATTGGAGGAGAAAAAACCTCCGAAACCGCAGCACAACAACAAGTTCCTCTGCTCAAGAAATTTTTTGTCCAGATAGATGCGATCGCACCCTTGAGCAACCGAGAACGGCACAAAATTGTAGCAACTCACGAAATAGGGGGCTTTTCTTTACGAGCTATTGCTGGAACTGAGAATCTTCGCAAAGCCTACCAACAATGGCGAGGCAAACGAATTAAAGCTGAACGTGCTATTCTCAAAGGTGTGAAAAGTGACAATGAATTACCCACTCCTGTTCACATTCAAAAAGATATGGTGTTTTGGGATTTTCATCGCCCCGACCCCACCATTGAACAGTTAGTTTTAATTGCCCGTGCTTTGGGAATTTTGCGTCAGGAAATCAACCAAAAAACCAAACAAGATGTGATTCGTTACCGCATCATGACTCCATTGGGTGAAGATAACGTAACCGTAGCAGCTAACTGGGAAGATACAGTTCAAGTTCTGGAATTACCTGATTGTCGAGAAGACAGACAAGAAGTCGAACGACAACTTAATGAACGGCTGGATCGAGCCGAAACGGAATCGCAAAAACAACAACTGGGCAAACAACTACAAGACTTTTTAGCCGAACGACTCAAAACTGAGTTTCGGAACAATAATGATGAACCCATGTATCTCCGGGAAAAAACCATCATTCTCGAATTTATCATTGACCATAAACTCGGCACTGTAAACAGTCCTTCAACTCCTCCTCCAGTCATCACCGAACCTCATTTTGGATTCACGACTGAACCCCAGGATAATCAATCCGAAAAAGTAGGAAATATGATGGCAAATCCTGGTGTAAAATCCTGCAATAACTGTGGTAATTCCATGTCTATTAATGATAAGTTTTGCTCTAATTGCGGCAATAAAATGTCCTAA
- a CDS encoding vWA domain-containing protein: protein MPLHEHQPVWRYAIFQISAACLAICLVLAILAGQLGWFPRLVAVHLALDLSGSTYDNSLANFNKPGTIMAQEIEAVKAYATRNAGLSQPNLISVSGFASSVVPITSGFSSDPEEITRAINQVVQPSLANRISGGTNINLAVENGLYTLKNQPTLCTEILVITDGVFTLEPEIIEQVQAHNVRLNFLIVGQPLTAEINQWANQTGGIALEASSSSVIDLLSETVFNRFNASPLVSLFYGLAFISFMWMILLPLERFLDKSLRIRIDYASKLAVYNAMFWTVATPIYLIASGLFNPFQSC, encoded by the coding sequence ATGCCTTTACATGAGCACCAACCCGTTTGGCGTTATGCTATATTTCAAATTTCCGCCGCCTGTCTAGCCATCTGTCTAGTCTTAGCGATCCTGGCTGGTCAATTAGGTTGGTTTCCCCGCTTAGTTGCCGTTCATTTAGCTCTCGATCTCAGTGGTAGCACTTATGACAATTCCCTAGCAAATTTTAACAAGCCAGGAACAATTATGGCTCAGGAAATTGAAGCAGTCAAAGCCTATGCAACTCGCAATGCTGGACTCTCTCAACCTAATCTGATATCCGTTTCAGGGTTTGCTAGTTCCGTTGTTCCGATTACCAGTGGATTCTCTAGTGATCCTGAAGAAATTACCAGAGCAATCAATCAAGTTGTTCAACCTTCCCTGGCCAACCGTATTAGTGGAGGAACCAACATTAATTTAGCTGTAGAAAATGGTTTATATACACTGAAAAACCAGCCGACACTCTGTACAGAAATCTTGGTGATTACCGATGGTGTATTTACTCTCGAACCAGAGATAATTGAGCAAGTCCAAGCTCATAACGTCAGGTTAAATTTTTTGATCGTCGGTCAACCTCTGACTGCCGAAATTAATCAGTGGGCAAACCAAACGGGTGGTATTGCCTTAGAAGCCAGTTCCAGTAGCGTCATCGATTTGCTTTCAGAGACAGTGTTTAATCGGTTTAATGCCAGTCCGTTAGTGTCTTTGTTTTATGGTTTGGCGTTCATTTCATTCATGTGGATGATCTTGTTACCATTAGAACGATTTTTAGATAAATCTCTCAGAATTAGGATTGACTATGCCAGTAAGCTTGCCGTTTACAATGCGATGTTTTGGACAGTAGCCACTCCGATCTATCTGATCGCATCAGGATTATTTAATCCGTTTCAATCTTGTTAA
- a CDS encoding ABC transporter substrate-binding protein: MADDPNTPWECEGAPPKYNKHELIENPAGTERCMICGRPRNYSGGGGSNNPPIPWSKVGAAAVILALLGGVGYGISGLFKPCPTGQQKQGFSCVAVAVKSTSTPTSTPTSTPTSTPTVTSTIERYSSGENRLFVGRANPDSERGIEAFRNGQYSQAVQDFEKAVSGDRNSPEHQIYLNNAKARLAGSPFLIGAVVPIDTAASSAEEMLRGVADAQTRFNQVGGLNGRLLEVIIANDSNDPQRATEVAKRLASDPNLLGVIGHNSSDASQAGLAEYKKAGVPMISPTSTSTALSGDNFFRTLPSDAINGQKLADYARYSLGIETVAIFYNPNSSYSKSLEIAFSQAFQQFGGRVVKTIDLSNQQLEPQREIQNLQGQTEAIVIFPNTAYISVAIALAVANNNQMKLLGGDALYNPNTLTSGSNAVEGLILAVPWFAEGKYAEAAERRWLGQVNWRTAMSFDATQAMINALSEQASRSSVLQNIRNISLSNADTSGNLLQFESTGDRQGDPILVQAVKGGRNAPKGTQFSFQPIK, translated from the coding sequence ATGGCTGACGATCCAAATACCCCTTGGGAATGTGAAGGCGCCCCACCCAAATATAACAAGCATGAATTGATTGAAAATCCCGCAGGAACGGAGAGATGTATGATCTGCGGGCGTCCCCGAAACTATTCGGGAGGCGGTGGTTCAAATAACCCACCAATTCCTTGGTCTAAAGTTGGGGCTGCTGCCGTAATTTTAGCTTTATTGGGTGGGGTAGGATATGGAATTTCTGGTCTATTTAAGCCTTGTCCGACAGGTCAACAAAAACAGGGATTTTCCTGTGTAGCAGTTGCAGTTAAATCAACTTCTACCCCAACTTCTACCCCAACTTCTACCCCAACTTCTACCCCAACTGTTACATCAACTATAGAGCGCTATAGTAGTGGAGAAAATCGCTTATTTGTTGGCAGAGCAAATCCCGATAGCGAACGGGGCATTGAAGCCTTTAGAAACGGACAGTATAGTCAAGCAGTACAAGATTTTGAGAAGGCTGTAAGTGGCGATCGCAACTCTCCTGAACATCAAATTTATCTGAACAATGCTAAAGCACGTTTAGCTGGTTCTCCTTTCCTAATTGGGGCTGTTGTTCCTATCGACACTGCCGCTAGTTCCGCCGAAGAAATGTTAAGAGGAGTTGCCGACGCTCAAACCAGGTTTAATCAAGTGGGTGGGTTAAATGGGAGATTATTAGAAGTAATAATAGCTAATGATAGTAACGATCCGCAACGAGCCACAGAAGTGGCCAAAAGATTAGCAAGCGATCCCAATTTGTTAGGTGTAATTGGACACAACTCCAGTGACGCCAGTCAAGCCGGTTTAGCTGAGTATAAAAAAGCTGGCGTACCCATGATTTCGCCAACAAGTACCAGTACCGCTTTGTCGGGAGACAATTTTTTCAGAACCTTACCCTCTGATGCGATCAACGGTCAAAAACTGGCTGATTATGCTAGATATAGTCTAGGTATCGAAACTGTAGCTATATTTTATAATCCCAATAGTAGCTACAGCAAAAGTCTAGAAATAGCTTTTTCCCAAGCATTTCAGCAATTCGGAGGAAGAGTAGTAAAAACTATTGATTTAAGTAATCAGCAACTTGAACCACAGCGAGAAATTCAAAACTTACAAGGACAAACAGAGGCGATTGTTATCTTTCCCAATACTGCCTATATTTCAGTGGCGATCGCCCTAGCTGTTGCTAACAACAACCAAATGAAATTATTAGGAGGAGATGCTCTATACAATCCCAACACTTTAACATCGGGTAGCAACGCAGTGGAAGGATTAATTTTAGCCGTTCCTTGGTTTGCCGAAGGGAAATATGCCGAAGCCGCAGAAAGACGATGGTTAGGACAGGTTAATTGGCGCACTGCCATGAGTTTTGATGCAACTCAAGCAATGATTAACGCTTTATCCGAGCAAGCATCTCGTTCTAGCGTTTTACAAAATATCAGAAATATTAGCTTATCCAATGCTGATACTTCTGGTAATTTACTTCAGTTTGAATCCACAGGCGATCGTCAAGGTGATCCCATTCTAGTCCAAGCAGTGAAAGGAGGAAGAAATGCCCCCAAAGGCACGCAATTTTCCTTTCAACCTATTAAGTAA
- a CDS encoding putative toxin-antitoxin system toxin component, PIN family: protein MKVVVDVNVWISGLLWGGVPRKIIQLAQNHQIIIFASEALFKELEATLRRTKFDSKIQSLGLTVEDILDAATEIINFCPNISIDVPELRDVKDNHILAAALSAQVEVVITGDRDLFIGFREFCRNIHNESLRFCESLL, encoded by the coding sequence ATGAAAGTGGTTGTCGATGTTAATGTTTGGATATCAGGGTTACTCTGGGGAGGGGTTCCCCGTAAAATTATCCAACTGGCTCAAAATCATCAAATTATAATTTTTGCTTCTGAGGCTTTATTTAAAGAATTAGAAGCCACTTTAAGACGGACTAAATTTGACTCAAAAATTCAATCTCTCGGTTTAACAGTGGAAGATATATTGGATGCTGCAACAGAAATTATCAATTTTTGCCCTAATATTTCCATTGATGTCCCTGAGTTAAGAGATGTTAAGGATAATCATATTCTAGCGGCTGCTTTATCCGCTCAAGTTGAAGTTGTGATTACAGGCGATCGCGATTTATTTATTGGTTTTAGAGAATTTTGCCGGAATATCCATAATGAATCTTTACGATTTTGTGAATCTCTATTGTGA
- a CDS encoding SDR family oxidoreductase, with protein sequence MNFNNSHAIITGGSSGIGKATAKLLASKGANISIIARTESILAEAKTEIEAASVNSNQQVVTIAADVSHREDIEAAIQKAIAQNGPVDYLITSAGIAQPGYFQDQAIEIFEQTMAINYFGTLYAIRAVVPQMLERKKGHIVLVSSGAGLIGIYGYTTYSPTKFALRGLAESLRGEMKVYGVNVSIVYPPDTDTPQLVAENKTKPEETKRITATADMWTAAGVAQEIVQGIEKKVFAIAPGLEISLLNRLHSILGPGINWYFDRIVSQTRQK encoded by the coding sequence ATGAATTTTAATAATTCACACGCTATTATTACAGGTGGTTCTAGTGGCATTGGTAAAGCCACCGCTAAACTTTTAGCCAGCAAAGGAGCAAATATTTCCATTATTGCCCGGACAGAAAGCATTTTGGCTGAAGCTAAAACGGAAATTGAAGCCGCCAGCGTTAATAGTAATCAGCAAGTTGTTACTATTGCCGCTGATGTTTCTCACCGCGAAGACATAGAAGCAGCTATTCAAAAAGCGATCGCGCAAAATGGCCCGGTTGATTATTTAATTACTTCTGCGGGAATTGCCCAGCCCGGATATTTTCAAGACCAGGCGATCGAAATATTTGAACAAACAATGGCCATTAATTATTTTGGCACCCTTTACGCAATTCGGGCCGTTGTCCCGCAAATGTTGGAACGGAAAAAAGGGCATATTGTGTTAGTTTCCTCTGGGGCGGGATTAATTGGTATTTATGGTTATACCACCTATTCCCCGACTAAATTTGCCTTACGGGGATTAGCCGAATCTTTGCGTGGGGAAATGAAGGTTTATGGGGTTAATGTTTCGATTGTTTATCCCCCCGATACGGACACCCCCCAATTGGTTGCCGAAAATAAAACTAAGCCGGAAGAAACTAAACGAATTACTGCCACCGCAGATATGTGGACAGCGGCAGGAGTTGCCCAAGAAATCGTCCAAGGAATTGAGAAAAAAGTATTTGCGATCGCCCCTGGGTTAGAAATTTCCTTACTGAATCGACTGCATAGTATTCTCGGCCCTGGGATTAACTGGTACTTTGATCGCATTGTATCACAAACTAGACAAAAATAG
- a CDS encoding aminotransferase class I/II-fold pyridoxal phosphate-dependent enzyme, translating into MKLLNQLNQLSQQNINKKATKSATLVPKGASKSTAQSPDDVYDATAITSWLVTQLAERLDLPVEEIEIHKDFTEYGLNSIEAVNLSGNLENFLGRRLDPTLLWDYPNIQALALYLANQDRPQTPDDTNGAATNGLMANGAPSMDESSDDVPEQYYRFDRFPEYRKLKGQLEQITQLGLRNPYFNVQERVCNDTTVIGGRELINYSSYNYVGMSGDPMVSQAAKEAIDRYGTSVSASRIASGEKPLHRELEKAVAEFVGAEDSIVYIGGHSTNVSTIGHLFGKNDLIVHDSLSHNSIMQGCILSGATAIAFPHNDYVALESILGDRRHRYNRVLIVIEGVYSTDGDIPELPKFIELNKRYKTLLMVDEAHSIGVLGKHGRGIGEMFGVNPADVDLWMGTFSKSFASCGGYIAGCKELVEYLKYTAPGFVYSVGMSPANTAAALASLQVLQAEPQRVAILQQRAKLFLDLARQRGLNTGMSAGSPVIPIIVGETYKCIKLSQALFDRGINVQPLGAPSVPEGTARLRFFVTSTHTEEQIRSTVDILAQEWAKLETADAMSA; encoded by the coding sequence ATGAAATTGTTAAACCAGTTAAACCAGTTAAGCCAACAAAACATCAACAAAAAAGCTACGAAATCAGCCACTCTCGTACCGAAGGGAGCGTCAAAATCTACCGCGCAGTCACCGGATGACGTTTATGATGCCACAGCGATTACTAGCTGGTTAGTGACTCAATTGGCCGAACGCTTGGATCTGCCCGTTGAAGAAATAGAGATCCACAAAGATTTTACTGAATATGGCCTGAATTCGATCGAGGCGGTTAACCTGTCTGGGAATCTGGAAAATTTCCTCGGACGGAGGCTCGATCCCACTCTGCTGTGGGATTATCCTAATATTCAGGCTTTGGCGTTGTATTTGGCGAATCAAGATAGACCCCAGACTCCCGATGACACAAATGGGGCAGCCACAAACGGACTGATGGCAAATGGGGCACCTAGTATGGATGAATCCAGTGATGACGTTCCCGAACAATATTATCGGTTCGATCGCTTCCCGGAATATCGCAAACTCAAAGGTCAATTAGAGCAAATTACCCAGTTAGGGCTGAGAAATCCCTATTTTAATGTCCAAGAACGAGTCTGTAATGATACCACTGTGATTGGTGGTCGCGAACTGATTAATTATTCCAGCTACAACTATGTGGGAATGTCCGGGGATCCGATGGTGTCCCAAGCGGCGAAAGAGGCGATCGATCGCTATGGCACTTCGGTTTCTGCCAGCCGAATTGCTTCCGGGGAAAAACCCCTGCACCGAGAACTGGAAAAAGCCGTTGCGGAGTTTGTTGGCGCTGAGGATAGTATTGTTTACATTGGCGGTCACAGTACCAATGTCAGCACTATTGGCCATCTGTTTGGCAAGAATGACCTGATTGTTCACGACTCCCTCAGCCACAACAGTATTATGCAGGGGTGTATTCTTTCCGGCGCCACGGCGATCGCTTTTCCCCACAATGACTACGTTGCTCTGGAGTCTATTCTGGGCGATCGACGCCACCGTTACAACCGAGTCTTAATCGTGATCGAAGGAGTTTACAGCACGGACGGGGATATTCCTGAACTGCCCAAATTCATCGAACTGAACAAACGCTATAAAACCTTGCTCATGGTAGATGAAGCCCATTCTATCGGTGTTTTGGGAAAACATGGCCGGGGGATTGGGGAAATGTTTGGGGTTAATCCAGCGGATGTGGATTTATGGATGGGGACGTTCAGCAAATCTTTTGCTAGTTGTGGCGGCTATATTGCCGGTTGTAAAGAACTGGTCGAATACTTGAAATACACCGCCCCAGGCTTTGTTTATAGTGTGGGAATGTCTCCGGCAAATACGGCGGCGGCCTTAGCTTCTTTACAAGTCCTGCAAGCGGAACCCCAACGAGTCGCCATTCTCCAGCAACGCGCCAAACTGTTTTTAGATTTAGCGCGGCAACGGGGACTCAACACCGGCATGAGTGCCGGTTCGCCGGTGATTCCGATTATTGTTGGGGAGACTTATAAATGTATTAAGTTGTCTCAGGCCCTTTTCGATCGCGGTATTAATGTGCAACCCTTGGGCGCACCGAGTGTCCCGGAAGGAACTGCCCGCTTGCGTTTCTTTGTCACCTCGACTCATACCGAAGAACAAATCCGTTCTACGGTGGATATCCTGGCGCAAGAATGGGCAAAACTTGAAACGGCTGATGCAATGAGCGCTTAA
- a CDS encoding acyl-CoA dehydrogenase family protein encodes MSLLTQYQTAQALELHLGDPLNPENLFSFQHCIELDEQDAYPEDICQLLSDWNVDLYYIPAAYGGKLKSFEEVLAISRVIARRDLTVAIAHGVTYLGATPVWLAGSDEQKQTIAQRIKNKEKISFGLTEKNHGSDILSSETAVEVLENGYLLSGEKWLIGNATLSTALTVFTRTNPKGGPRGFSVFLVEKDKLYPNSFSHLNKIKTHGVRGANIGGVNFQNSFLPANALISTPGSGLEIILKALQVTRTLHAGAAPSLAQADTALRVTLDFVFSRHIYGSTVWDIPHARKTLIEAFVDILLCECVSLAAVRSLHVATDQMSLFSSIIKYFVPTTVEQVIQRISAVLGARYYLREEHWYGIFQKIVRDHSIISVFDGSTAVNLHAIALQIQQLATYHVQTNIAENPGIREKISTIFNLEKPLPDFEPNRLEMYNRGRDDILQGIELAEADLADLPINSEAESQVIDRIMNLTNLLNQLIHIQNKFLVEQGIAYTPKYSKSSQLFDLAKTYCILHTAVACLQMWLHNRKTLDSFFANGEWLVICLTRLLEKIQPSLDSAPESYWENMGNHLVKLYTENKMFSIIPFDLATSSTI; translated from the coding sequence ATGTCTTTGCTCACACAGTACCAAACGGCTCAAGCACTGGAATTGCATCTGGGCGATCCGTTAAATCCAGAGAATTTATTTTCTTTCCAGCATTGCATAGAGTTGGATGAGCAAGATGCCTATCCAGAAGATATTTGTCAGTTGTTGTCTGATTGGAATGTAGATTTGTATTATATTCCCGCTGCTTACGGGGGAAAACTCAAATCTTTTGAAGAGGTTCTGGCAATTTCCCGTGTGATTGCCCGACGAGACTTAACAGTGGCGATCGCTCATGGAGTGACTTATTTAGGCGCAACCCCCGTTTGGCTTGCCGGTAGTGATGAGCAAAAGCAAACAATCGCTCAACGGATCAAAAATAAGGAAAAAATTTCCTTTGGTTTAACGGAAAAAAATCATGGGAGTGATATTTTAAGTAGTGAAACTGCTGTAGAAGTGCTGGAAAATGGCTATTTATTATCCGGCGAAAAATGGCTGATTGGCAATGCTACTCTGTCTACGGCTTTAACGGTTTTTACCCGCACAAATCCCAAAGGTGGACCACGTGGATTTTCCGTTTTTTTAGTGGAAAAAGATAAGTTATATCCCAACTCTTTCAGTCATCTGAATAAAATTAAAACTCATGGAGTGCGCGGGGCGAATATTGGTGGGGTCAATTTTCAAAATAGCTTTTTGCCTGCCAATGCTTTAATTTCTACTCCCGGATCCGGTTTAGAAATTATTCTTAAAGCTCTCCAAGTTACCCGGACTTTACACGCTGGGGCTGCCCCTTCATTGGCTCAAGCGGATACGGCTTTAAGAGTTACTTTGGATTTTGTCTTTTCCCGCCATATTTATGGCAGCACCGTTTGGGATATTCCTCACGCTCGTAAAACTTTAATTGAGGCTTTTGTAGATATTTTATTATGTGAATGTGTTTCTTTAGCAGCGGTGCGATCGCTTCATGTCGCTACCGATCAAATGAGTTTATTTTCATCGATTATTAAATACTTTGTTCCCACTACCGTTGAACAAGTAATTCAGCGCATATCGGCGGTTTTAGGGGCGCGTTACTATTTACGCGAAGAACATTGGTATGGCATTTTCCAGAAAATAGTTAGAGACCATTCAATTATCAGTGTATTTGATGGTTCGACCGCAGTCAATTTACACGCGATCGCCCTCCAAATTCAGCAATTAGCCACCTATCATGTCCAAACAAATATTGCAGAAAATCCTGGCATTCGTGAAAAAATCAGCACCATCTTTAACTTAGAAAAACCTCTGCCAGATTTTGAACCGAATCGGCTGGAAATGTATAATCGAGGCCGAGATGATATTTTACAAGGAATTGAATTAGCTGAAGCGGATTTAGCCGACCTGCCGATTAATTCAGAAGCAGAATCTCAAGTGATAGATCGAATTATGAATTTAACTAATCTACTCAACCAACTAATTCATATTCAAAATAAATTTTTAGTCGAGCAAGGAATTGCTTACACCCCCAAATATAGCAAATCTAGCCAACTATTTGATTTAGCCAAAACTTACTGTATTTTACATACAGCAGTGGCTTGTCTGCAAATGTGGCTGCATAATCGGAAAACTTTAGACTCATTTTTTGCCAATGGGGAATGGCTGGTGATTTGTTTGACCCGGTTGCTGGAAAAAATCCAACCTTCTTTGGATTCTGCCCCAGAGTCTTACTGGGAAAATATGGGCAATCACTTGGTAAAATTATATACAGAAAACAAAATGTTTTCTATTATTCCCTTTGACTTAGCCACTTCATCAACTATTTAG